One window from the genome of Bacteroidota bacterium encodes:
- a CDS encoding NADH-quinone oxidoreductase subunit N, with translation MNTLLIIAGIGIFGLFSEIFRIKKTLLPVVFLGLAAALVTTILDWNTNVTYFNNMMQVDNFSLAFTAVLIGITFLWFIVSPGFFLDETSKSDHFTLILFALTGGVLLTSFNNMIMLFLGIEILSISMYILAGSNKKSLASNESAFKYFLMGSFATGFLLFGITLVYGATGSFDLDVITTQISAGNLNSSIMLLMGILLIMIAMVFKVSAAPFHFWAPDVYQGAPTVITAFMSTVVKTAALAAFFRLFAHTFTGMADVWRTILVVISATTILIGNITAVYQTNVKRMLAYSSIAHAGYMIMAIVALNTAASSALLFYAIAYSISSIASFTILLMVSNSTGNDSIESFHGLAKKSPFLAVMTIISMLSLAGIPPTAGFFAKYYIFVAAMENYLTPLVLIAIIGSLIGVYFYFKIIIAMFREGNEKEMQFSGTYKIVLVIAGILAVALGVFPGLITGLL, from the coding sequence TTGAATACGCTCTTAATAATTGCCGGAATCGGAATTTTCGGTTTGTTTTCAGAAATTTTCAGGATCAAAAAGACCTTATTACCGGTTGTCTTTTTGGGACTGGCCGCAGCATTGGTAACAACCATTCTTGATTGGAATACAAATGTTACGTATTTCAATAACATGATGCAGGTTGATAATTTTTCTCTGGCTTTTACAGCAGTTCTTATTGGAATTACATTCTTGTGGTTCATTGTTTCACCGGGATTTTTCCTCGACGAAACAAGCAAGAGCGACCATTTCACTCTTATCCTATTTGCTCTTACCGGTGGAGTTCTATTGACTTCATTCAACAATATGATCATGTTGTTTCTCGGAATTGAGATCCTTTCTATTTCAATGTATATTCTGGCCGGGAGCAATAAAAAAAGTCTTGCATCAAACGAGTCAGCATTCAAATACTTTTTGATGGGATCGTTTGCAACAGGATTTCTGCTATTCGGTATCACATTAGTTTACGGGGCAACAGGAAGTTTTGACCTGGACGTAATTACAACACAGATCTCAGCGGGAAATTTGAATTCATCCATCATGTTATTAATGGGAATTCTTTTGATCATGATAGCAATGGTGTTCAAGGTTTCTGCAGCACCATTTCATTTCTGGGCACCGGATGTATATCAGGGAGCGCCAACTGTTATCACAGCATTTATGTCTACCGTTGTAAAGACAGCTGCGCTTGCGGCCTTCTTCAGACTGTTTGCTCACACCTTCACCGGTATGGCAGATGTGTGGCGTACGATTCTCGTTGTAATTTCCGCTACAACCATTCTTATAGGTAATATCACTGCTGTTTATCAAACGAATGTAAAACGCATGTTAGCCTATTCGAGCATTGCACATGCAGGTTATATGATCATGGCAATTGTTGCACTAAATACAGCAGCAAGTTCTGCGCTATTGTTTTATGCTATAGCTTATTCTATATCATCGATTGCATCATTTACAATTTTGTTGATGGTCAGCAACTCTACCGGAAACGATTCTATAGAATCATTTCATGGCCTTGCGAAAAAGAGTCCGTTTTTAGCAGTAATGACAATAATTTCTATGCTTTCTCTGGCCGGAATTCCTCCGACAGCCGGATTTTTCGCAAAATACTACATCTTCGTGGCGGCAATGGAGAATTATTTGACCCCTTTGGTGTTAATTGCCATCATAGGTTCATTGATTGGCGTGTATTTTTATTTCAAAATAATAATTGCCATGTTCAGAGAAGGCAATGAAAAGGAAATGCAGTTTAGCGGTACTTACAAGATAGTTCTAGTAATTGCCGGAATACTTGCCGTAGCTCTGGGAGTATTTCCCGGTCTGATTACCGGCTTGCTATAA
- the nuoL gene encoding NADH-quinone oxidoreductase subunit L, with protein MIQLAWLIPVFPLVGFLITSLGGKKMPKSVSGALASLMVLASFVVTIAIFTQFDGQPVTLDLFNWISSGTLAIPFSFMIDQLSLIMLLIITGVGFLIHLYSIGYMHSDEAFTRFFSYLNMFIFFMLLLVMGSNYIVMFAGWEGVGLCSYLLIGFWFKNPEYNKAANKAFIMNRIGDLGFLLGIILIYMTFGTTSFNIIFPSAGAFPTDQPVIIAITMLLFIGAMGKSAQIPLYTWLPDAMAGPTPVSALIHAATMVTAGIYMVIRSNVLYSLAPATLTVITVIGAATAIFSAAIAITQTDIKKVLAYSTVSQLGYMFVALGVGAYSTALFHVTTHAFFKALLFLAAGSVIHAMSGEQDIRKMGSLKKKLPITYFVFLIGTLAIVGCPPLAGFFSKDEILAKTWMQNKPVFWVLAITTVMTSIYMLRLFFLTFFGAFRGTHDQEHHLHESPKSMTIPLIILAILSAIGGFMGLPEVFSEHHSLNHFLEPILTFPETFIHAEASHSFEWTLMIGSTIILAIIFFVTAKIYSSAKGVPAAQEQQLSFFARASYNKFYIDELYDMIIVRPLRAISEIFYKVIDIKIIDGLVNSVNKTVVFGSKTLRLVQTGNVGFYIFAMVFGVIAILLFKLVL; from the coding sequence ATGATTCAGTTGGCGTGGCTTATTCCTGTCTTTCCGCTTGTTGGTTTTTTAATTACCAGTCTGGGAGGCAAGAAGATGCCCAAATCGGTTAGCGGAGCTTTGGCCTCCTTAATGGTCTTAGCTTCATTTGTAGTTACAATTGCGATTTTTACTCAATTTGACGGTCAGCCTGTAACCCTTGATCTTTTCAACTGGATTTCTTCAGGCACTTTAGCAATTCCATTTTCATTTATGATCGACCAGTTAAGTCTGATCATGTTATTGATAATCACCGGTGTAGGTTTTTTAATTCACTTATATTCTATTGGCTATATGCACAGTGACGAAGCGTTCACCCGCTTCTTTTCATACCTTAACATGTTCATTTTCTTTATGTTATTGCTGGTAATGGGCTCGAATTACATCGTCATGTTTGCCGGTTGGGAAGGTGTTGGTCTGTGTTCTTATCTATTGATCGGATTCTGGTTTAAAAATCCGGAATATAACAAAGCAGCGAATAAAGCATTCATAATGAACCGTATCGGAGACCTTGGTTTTCTTCTGGGTATCATTTTGATCTATATGACTTTTGGAACTACCTCTTTCAACATAATATTCCCATCCGCAGGAGCATTTCCAACTGATCAACCTGTAATCATTGCAATAACAATGTTACTATTCATCGGGGCAATGGGAAAAAGTGCACAGATTCCTTTATACACCTGGTTGCCTGATGCCATGGCCGGCCCTACTCCTGTTTCAGCACTTATCCATGCTGCGACGATGGTTACTGCCGGAATTTACATGGTCATTCGTTCCAATGTATTGTATTCACTTGCGCCGGCAACATTAACGGTCATCACTGTGATCGGTGCAGCAACTGCAATATTCTCCGCTGCGATTGCCATCACTCAGACAGACATTAAAAAAGTACTTGCCTACTCTACGGTTTCACAACTGGGATATATGTTTGTTGCACTTGGTGTTGGCGCGTACTCAACAGCACTATTTCATGTAACAACACATGCTTTTTTCAAAGCACTGTTATTCCTTGCAGCAGGAAGTGTAATTCATGCAATGAGCGGCGAACAGGATATCCGTAAAATGGGTTCTCTTAAAAAGAAACTTCCAATCACCTATTTTGTTTTTCTTATCGGAACACTTGCAATCGTAGGTTGTCCTCCGCTTGCAGGATTTTTCTCTAAAGACGAGATCCTTGCAAAAACATGGATGCAGAACAAACCCGTCTTTTGGGTACTTGCCATTACAACCGTCATGACATCTATCTATATGCTGAGATTGTTCTTCCTCACATTCTTCGGAGCATTCAGAGGAACTCATGATCAGGAACACCACTTGCACGAGTCGCCAAAATCAATGACCATACCTCTGATCATTCTTGCAATACTTTCTGCAATTGGCGGATTCATGGGATTGCCGGAAGTATTTTCAGAGCATCACTCATTGAATCATTTCCTTGAACCGATTCTAACTTTTCCGGAAACATTTATTCACGCAGAAGCCTCACACAGTTTTGAATGGACATTAATGATCGGGTCTACGATCATACTTGCTATTATTTTCTTTGTTACAGCTAAAATATATTCTTCGGCAAAAGGAGTTCCTGCAGCTCAGGAACAACAGCTTTCGTTTTTTGCAAGAGCATCATATAACAAATTCTACATCGACGAACTATATGATATGATCATCGTTCGTCCACTTCGCGCAATAAGCGAGATCTTCTATAAGGTCATCGACATAAAAATAATCGACGGACTTGTGAACTCTGTGAACAAGACTGTGGTATTTGGATCTAAAACATTACGCCTTGTACAAACCGGAAATGTAGGCTTCTACATTTTCGCAATGGTATTCGGAGTCATTGCAATCCTATTATTTAAACTGGTACTCTAA
- a CDS encoding NADH-quinone oxidoreductase subunit M: MLSLLIFFPLIAALVTVFSGEHAKKVALVASVAEFAFSLCFFFRFDPAAGIQFVENYSWIANLGISYHIGIDGITLLLVMLTTFLVPLIILSSFNHTYKSPGLFYGLILTMQFALVGVFCAYDGFLFYVFWELALIPIYLICLMYGGKERLRITLKFFIYTLSGSLLMLVTLIYLWLQTPGTHSFDLQALYALNLSSGHESWIFWGMFLAFAIKMPIFPFHTWQPDTYVDAPAPGTMLLSGIMLKMGVFGVMRWLLPIVPAGVAEWGNLVMILSVIGVVYASCIAWMQKDFKRLIAYSSIAHVGLISAGVFSLTFQGLHGSVIQMLCHGINVVGLFFIADMIEQRTGTRKMDELGGLRTSAPIFSTYFMIIMLASVALPLTNGFVGEFLLINGIFQYDQTMAAFAGLTIILGAVYMLNAYKKISLGEVGSLTKKFAALSITEKAVLIPLVIMIFWIGIYPKPLLDISGPAVEALKLSIQTATTLK, translated from the coding sequence ATGTTATCATTATTGATTTTCTTTCCGCTGATTGCGGCACTTGTTACTGTCTTCTCAGGAGAGCACGCAAAAAAAGTTGCGCTTGTAGCATCAGTGGCAGAGTTTGCGTTTTCATTATGTTTCTTCTTTCGCTTTGATCCTGCTGCGGGTATTCAGTTTGTAGAAAATTATTCCTGGATCGCAAATCTGGGAATCAGTTATCACATAGGAATCGATGGAATCACTTTGTTGCTGGTAATGCTTACAACGTTCCTTGTACCGTTGATCATTCTCTCGTCATTCAATCATACTTACAAGTCTCCGGGATTGTTTTACGGACTTATACTAACAATGCAATTTGCATTGGTAGGTGTTTTCTGTGCATACGATGGATTTTTGTTTTACGTTTTCTGGGAACTTGCCCTCATTCCAATCTATCTGATTTGCCTTATGTATGGCGGTAAAGAACGCCTCCGCATAACACTGAAGTTTTTCATTTATACACTTTCTGGAAGTTTGCTGATGCTTGTTACATTGATCTATCTATGGCTTCAAACTCCGGGAACACATAGTTTCGATCTGCAGGCACTATATGCACTGAATCTTTCTTCCGGTCATGAATCATGGATCTTCTGGGGAATGTTTCTTGCCTTTGCTATTAAGATGCCGATCTTTCCATTTCACACATGGCAGCCCGACACGTACGTTGACGCACCTGCTCCGGGAACCATGTTACTTTCCGGAATCATGTTGAAGATGGGTGTGTTTGGTGTAATGCGTTGGTTGTTGCCGATCGTACCCGCAGGAGTTGCTGAATGGGGAAATCTGGTTATGATCTTATCTGTTATCGGCGTAGTATATGCATCGTGTATTGCATGGATGCAAAAAGATTTCAAACGATTGATCGCTTACTCTTCTATTGCTCACGTTGGATTAATTTCTGCCGGAGTATTCAGTCTTACGTTTCAGGGTTTGCACGGAAGTGTGATTCAAATGTTGTGTCACGGTATCAATGTTGTTGGTCTTTTCTTCATTGCCGATATGATCGAACAAAGAACAGGCACACGTAAGATGGACGAACTGGGAGGCTTAAGAACAAGCGCGCCAATATTCTCTACATATTTTATGATCATCATGCTTGCCTCTGTAGCTTTACCATTAACCAATGGTTTTGTTGGCGAGTTTTTATTGATCAATGGAATTTTTCAATATGATCAGACCATGGCAGCATTTGCGGGACTAACGATTATATTAGGAGCGGTATACATGTTGAATGCCTATAAAAAAATCTCATTGGGAGAAGTAGGTTCTCTTACAAAGAAATTTGCAGCATTGAGTATAACAGAAAAAGCAGTTCTTATCCCGTTAGTCATTATGATCTTCTGGATTGGAATTTATCCCAAACCACTTCTCGATATTTCCGGCCCGGCAGTTGAAGCCCTCAAGCTTTCAATTCAGACGGCCACTACATTGAAATAA
- a CDS encoding MotA/TolQ/ExbB proton channel family protein: MSNTASKGGNGVQALFSILVIPISLLIGFLIWKFVMGNPAGFEGGDTEKGPLNGNLLATMYKGGVLVPVLICCFLTCITFAIERFITIGKSKGTGRIDVFISKVRSAMANGDLNAAKAECAKQRGSIANVVSAGIDAYRMMETDKELDKERKILAIQKELEEATTLELPMLSKNLVIISTIASIATLLGLLGTVMGMIKAFQALATAGAPDAVALSTGISEALINTALGVLSSATAIVFYNLFTSKIDNITYGIDEAGYSIVQSFAARNRN, encoded by the coding sequence ATGAGCAACACAGCATCTAAAGGTGGAAATGGCGTTCAAGCCTTATTTTCGATTCTTGTAATTCCAATTTCACTCTTAATCGGATTTTTGATTTGGAAATTTGTCATGGGTAATCCTGCCGGATTTGAAGGCGGTGATACTGAAAAGGGCCCATTGAACGGAAATCTTTTAGCAACAATGTACAAAGGCGGAGTCCTTGTACCTGTATTGATCTGTTGCTTCCTGACATGTATCACATTTGCAATCGAGCGTTTCATTACCATTGGTAAATCAAAAGGCACAGGACGTATCGATGTGTTCATTTCAAAAGTTCGTTCAGCAATGGCGAATGGCGATCTGAATGCAGCGAAAGCAGAATGCGCAAAGCAACGTGGTTCTATTGCCAATGTTGTATCTGCAGGTATCGATGCTTACCGCATGATGGAAACAGATAAAGAACTTGATAAAGAACGTAAGATCCTTGCTATCCAGAAGGAACTTGAAGAAGCAACAACTCTTGAGTTGCCAATGCTTTCAAAAAATCTTGTTATCATTTCTACGATCGCTTCGATCGCAACCCTGCTTGGACTACTTGGAACGGTAATGGGTATGATCAAGGCCTTCCAGGCTCTTGCAACAGCAGGTGCTCCGGATGCAGTAGCTCTTTCAACAGGTATCTCTGAAGCCCTGATCAACACAGCTCTTGGGGTATTGTCTTCTGCAACCGCTATCGTATTCTATAACTTATTTACAAGCAAGATCGATAACATCACTTATGGTATCGACGAAGCAGGTTACAGTATCGTTCAATCATTCGCTGCGCGTAAC